Proteins from one Planctomycetota bacterium genomic window:
- the obgE gene encoding GTPase ObgE yields MFKDEVTIHVKGGDGGNGCISFHREKFMPKGGPDGGNGGKGGDVIIRTSPHLNTLYHLTHSPRYFAQNGAPGRGNNCFGKNGRDAIIEVPLGTVISDSVNHNIIKDLKEKGDSSIIAKGGKGGRGNSTYATPTRQTPRFAQSGEDGEEKKIHLELKLIADVGLIGLPNAGKSMLLRRISSAQPKVADYPFTTLEPSLGIVRGPDYHTIVAADLPGLIEGAHQGKGLGDKFLRHIERTRLLAHVIDFSQDGSPLAAYKTIRKELNAYSAVLAKKPEVIIANKIDLPDGEKNYKKYSGKFKADVLPISALKKAGLEKMLRAIFKRLNEEDEDSF; encoded by the coding sequence ATGTTTAAGGATGAAGTAACGATTCACGTCAAGGGAGGCGACGGCGGAAACGGATGCATAAGCTTCCACAGGGAAAAATTCATGCCCAAAGGCGGCCCGGATGGCGGCAACGGCGGCAAAGGGGGCGATGTTATCATCCGAACCAGTCCGCACCTTAATACATTATATCACCTGACGCATTCACCGCGGTATTTTGCGCAGAACGGCGCTCCGGGGAGGGGCAATAATTGTTTCGGCAAAAACGGACGCGATGCAATCATAGAAGTCCCGCTCGGAACGGTTATTTCCGATTCGGTTAATCATAATATCATCAAAGACCTTAAAGAAAAGGGGGACAGCAGCATCATTGCCAAAGGAGGCAAAGGCGGCCGGGGAAACAGCACCTACGCCACGCCGACCAGGCAGACGCCCCGGTTTGCACAGTCCGGGGAGGACGGAGAGGAAAAGAAAATCCATCTGGAACTGAAACTGATTGCCGATGTCGGATTAATCGGACTGCCGAATGCCGGGAAATCAATGCTTTTGAGGCGTATTTCTTCCGCCCAGCCCAAGGTGGCGGACTATCCTTTTACCACTTTGGAGCCGAGTTTGGGAATCGTGCGCGGGCCAGACTACCACACCATCGTCGCGGCGGATTTGCCGGGATTGATTGAAGGCGCACACCAGGGCAAAGGCTTGGGAGATAAATTCCTGCGGCATATCGAACGCACACGCCTTCTAGCGCATGTGATTGATTTCTCCCAAGATGGTTCGCCTTTGGCCGCTTATAAGACCATCAGGAAAGAGCTTAACGCTTATAGCGCTGTCTTGGCTAAAAAGCCGGAGGTCATAATTGCAAACAAGATAGATTTGCCGGATGGCGAGAAAAACTACAAGAAATACTCCGGAAAATTCAAAGCAGATGTTTTACCCATTTCCGCTCTCAAAAAGGCCGGTTTGGAAAAGATGCTCCGGGCGATATTCAAACGCCTGAATGAAGAAGACGAAGACTCTTTCTAA